GTCGAGCAGCGGCGGCGCGCCGGGCGGCGGAGGCCTGGGCGGTTTTCTGCGCGGGGCCGTGACGGCGGCGGCCACTGGCGAGGGCCTCTACAAGACCGTCTACCGGGGCGCGGGCGTGATCTACACCGAACCCACCCGCCTGCACCTGCTGCTGGGCGAACTGAACGGCGAGGACCTGATCGTGGACGACGGCGCTTTCGTCGCCTGCGCGGGGAGTATCACGGTCGGGCGCCACGTCAACCAGGGCCTGAGCGCCATGCTGGGCAGCGGCGAGGGCCGGGTGCAGCCCAAACTCAGCGGCACGGGCGTCTTCGCCCTGCAAAGCCCGGTCCTTCCCGCCGAATTTGAGATTCTGGAGCTGCGCGACGAGACCCTCAAGGTGGACGGAAACCTCGTCCTGGCCTATACGGGCGGTCTGGCCTTTAGCGTGGAGAAAAGCGCGCGCGGCCTGCTGGGCAGCGGCCGCACCGGTGAAGGCTATATCCAGGTCTACCGGGGCACCGGCCGGGTCTGGCTCACCCCCACACTGCCGATTCACGCGCCGCCCCCGCTGGCCGCCCTGGGCGGTTGAGACCTCACCGAGAGACACAGCAGCGCCGG
This portion of the Deinococcus budaensis genome encodes:
- a CDS encoding AIM24 family protein; this translates as MDFQLHPEVIHSAQAQGARLDVIEFDPRPVERPLDGFHQPLTRPARWRQVAVHTGGGMAVLEPGALQYLRGDIEMQASSSGGAPGGGGLGGFLRGAVTAAATGEGLYKTVYRGAGVIYTEPTRLHLLLGELNGEDLIVDDGAFVACAGSITVGRHVNQGLSAMLGSGEGRVQPKLSGTGVFALQSPVLPAEFEILELRDETLKVDGNLVLAYTGGLAFSVEKSARGLLGSGRTGEGYIQVYRGTGRVWLTPTLPIHAPPPLAALGG